Proteins encoded together in one Chryseobacterium sp. G0201 window:
- a CDS encoding DUF72 domain-containing protein, producing MKKENLYIGCSGFYNADWKGSLYPEDAKNKDFLTLYSQTFNTVEINSTFYRKPTAKTLIKWFDETPDDFKFFIKIPKVISHEKRLKDCKEEISEFCNHIQTNLKDKLSGFLYQFPPSLKNTQENIDLILNTLDFNFSNVIEFRHESWWTKEIFDILKEKDIVFSGVSFPGNLPEDFIINHSEIIYYRLHGKPILYKSEYSEEFLNNLADKIRKSQHKIFIFFNNTWGTAAIHNSLYLKKILE from the coding sequence ATGAAAAAAGAAAATCTTTATATCGGTTGTTCAGGCTTTTACAATGCTGATTGGAAAGGATCTTTATATCCTGAAGATGCCAAAAATAAAGACTTTCTTACGCTGTATTCTCAAACCTTTAATACAGTTGAGATCAATTCTACTTTCTACAGAAAACCAACTGCAAAAACACTTATCAAATGGTTTGATGAAACTCCCGATGACTTTAAATTTTTCATTAAAATCCCAAAAGTGATTTCGCATGAAAAGCGATTGAAAGATTGTAAGGAAGAAATTTCAGAATTCTGCAATCATATTCAAACTAATCTAAAGGATAAACTTTCAGGATTTTTATATCAGTTTCCGCCTTCTTTAAAAAATACTCAGGAAAATATTGATCTAATTTTAAATACTCTTGATTTCAACTTTTCAAATGTCATTGAATTTCGTCATGAATCTTGGTGGACAAAAGAAATTTTTGATATCTTAAAAGAAAAAGACATCGTTTTTTCCGGAGTGAGCTTTCCAGGTAATCTGCCGGAAGATTTTATTATAAATCATTCTGAGATTATATACTACAGACTTCACGGAAAACCTATTCTTTATAAGTCTGAATACTCAGAAGAATTTCTTAATAATTTAGCTGATAAAATTAGAAAATCGCAACATAAAATATTTATATTTTTCAATAACACTTGGGGAACTGCTGC